The following coding sequences lie in one Camelus bactrianus isolate YW-2024 breed Bactrian camel chromosome 8, ASM4877302v1, whole genome shotgun sequence genomic window:
- the LOC141578282 gene encoding uncharacterized protein LOC141578282: MAARLGSAPAGGPEPRSLPPLLTRAADVAAASAPSAGTAAASALSAGTAASAGTAAASAGTAASAGTAAASAGTAASAGTAAAAAPSAGTAAAAASAPSAGTAAAAASAGTAAAAASAGTAAAAASAGTAAASALSAGTAAASAPSACTAAAVASAGTAAAAASAPSAGTAAAAASAPSASTAAASALSAGTAASAGTAASTATAACPAVGQEPLHRRKVKLHVHNIKKITSIYDVIRTT, translated from the exons atggccgCGCGCTTGGGGTCCGCACCTGCTGGCGGCCCCGAGCCCCGTTCactgccaccgctgctgaccAGAGCCGCCG acgttgccgccgcctcagccccttcagccggtaccgccgccgcctcagccctctcagccggtaccgccgcctcagctGGTActgccgccgcctcagccggtaccgccgcctcagccggtaccgcagccgcctcagccggtaccgccgcctcagccggtaccgccgccgccgcagccccctcagccggcacggccgccgccgccgcctcagccccttcagccggtaccgccgccgccgccgcctcagccggtaccgccgccgccgccgcctcagccggtaccgcagccgccgcagcctcagctggtaccgccgccgcctcagccctctcagccggtacggccgccgcctcagccccctcagcctgtaccgcagccgccgtcgcctcagccggtaccgcagccgccgccgcctcagccccttcagccggcacggccgccgccgccgcctcagccccttcagccagtaccgccgccgcctcagccctctcagccggtaccgccgcctcagccggcaccgcagcctcaaccgccaccgccgcctGCCCAGCCGTGGgtcaggagccgctgcacagacg gaaggttaaattgcatgttcataacatcaagaaaatcacaagcatttacgatgtaatcagaactacctga